The nucleotide window TGAGTCTACTGAAGGGTGGAGTGTCGTGCAGGCTTTTGAGGTTCTTTTCTACCGTAAAGAGGACGGGACCGAGCCAGCTAAAAGCTTTATTCTCGGGCTCGACAAGAAAATGAGAGCCAAAATATTGTTATCCGTTGATTTGCTGGGTGATAACGGGCATTTGCTTAGAGAGCCTTATTCGAAGCCTTTGGGCGACGGCATATTCGAGTTGCGGGCAAAGATTGGTTCTGATATTTCGCGAGTGCTGTATTTCTTCTTTGTTGGCCGTAAGGTGATACTAACCAATGGATTTATAAAGAAGACAAGCAAGACGCCAGTCACCGAGATAACCCTTGCCAAGAAATATAGGGCAGAGTTCTTAGGCAGGAAGGAGAATCAATTATGAGTACGACGTTTAACGAGTTCTTGGCTGAACAGCTGAAAGACCCTGA belongs to Synergistes jonesii and includes:
- a CDS encoding type II toxin-antitoxin system RelE/ParE family toxin; its protein translation is MQAFEVLFYRKEDGTEPAKSFILGLDKKMRAKILLSVDLLGDNGHLLREPYSKPLGDGIFELRAKIGSDISRVLYFFFVGRKVILTNGFIKKTSKTPVTEITLAKKYRAEFLGRKENQL